Genomic window (Candidatus Binatia bacterium):
GGGCGGGGTCGCCGCCGTGCTCGGCGAGGACGACAAGGTCGCGCTGCACGAGCGCGACACGCTGGTCGCCGGGGACGGCCTCTGCGATCCCGAGGCGGTGCGCGTCCTGGTGGAGGAGGGCCCCGGCGAGGTGCTACGGCTGATGGGGCTGGGGGTCCGGTTCTCGCACGATCCGGAGGGCCGTCTCGCGCTGGGGCGCGAGGGAGGGCACTCGCGCCGGCGCATCGTCCACGCCAAGGACCGGACCGGGCACGCGATCGAGCGGGTCCTGCTGAAGCTGGCGCGCGCGCACCCGCGGATCTCGATCCTCGAGAATCAGATCGCGGTGGACCTCATCCTCGACTCCAAGATGCGCGGCCGCCGCTCCGTCCCCGAGAAGGATCGGATCTGGGGCGCCTACGTGCTCGACCGCGAGAGCGGGGCGATCCAGGCGATCGGCGCCCGCGCGACGGTGCTCGCCACGGGCGGCTCGGGAAAGGTCTACCTGTACACGACGAATCCCGACATCGCGACCGGCGACGGGCTGGCGGCGGGCTTCCGCGCGGGCGCGGCCGCGGCCGACCTCGAGTTCATGCAGTTCCATCCGACCTGCCTCTTCCACCCCGAGGCGAAGTCGTTCCTGATCTCCGAGGCGGTTCGCGGCGAGGGCGCGCACCTGCTCACGCTGGACGGGAAGCGCTTCATGCAGCGCTATCACCGCCTCAAGGAACTCGCCCCGCGCGACGTGGTGGCGCGCGCCATCGACTTCGAGATGAAGAAGCGCGGGGACAAGTGCGTCCTCCTGGACATGCGCCCGCTCGGAAAGCGGCTCCTCACGACGCGCTTCCCGCACATCACGAGCCGTCTCCTCGAGTACGGGTTCGACCCGTTCAAGGAGCCGGTCCCGGTGGTGCCGGCCGCGCACTACATGTGCGGCGGGATCCTGACCGACCTCGAGGGGCGCGCCACCATCCCCGGGCTCTACGCGTGCGGGGAGGTCGCCTGCACCGGGGTGCACGGGGCGAACCGGCTGGCTTCCAACTCGCTCCTCGAGGCGATCGTCTTCTCGCGCCGGGCCGGCATGGCCCTTCTCCGGCAGGTCACGGGGGAGCGTCCCGATCGCATTCCGGCGGTCCCGGAATGGCGCTACAACGGCGCGGTCGAGCCCAAGGAACAGGTGATTTTCGACCACAATTGGGATGCCATCCGGCGAGTCATGTGGGACTATATGGGCATCGTCCGGAGCGATGAGCGCCTCGCGCGGGCCGCCTCCATGATCGCCGTTCTGCGCGACCAGACCGAGGGCGACTACCAGCGCTATCGCCTCGATGCGGACCTGGTGGAGCTTCGGAACGTCGGCCTCGTGGCGGACCTGATCATCGCCTGCGCCCGCCGCCGCAAGGAGAGCCGGGGCCTCCACTACAACGTCGACCATCTCCGGCGGGACGACCGCCGCTTCCGCCGCGACACGGTGCTGACCCGACAGGACGTGCGCTGAGATGAGCCGCGACATCGAAACCCGGATGCTCGAGCTGGCGCAGCAGTACGGGCGCTACAAGGCGAACGCCTACCGCTTCACCTTCGACGCGGTCCGCTACACGGCCGACCGCAGCTATCAGGTCACGAAAGAGGTCCGGCACGTGACCGGCGTGGAAGTGCTCGAGGGGATCCGGCAGCTCGCCCTGGACCAGTTCGGGTTCATGGCCAAGACCGTGTTCCTCGAATGGGGCATCGAGCGGACCGAGGACTTCGGCGAGATCGTCTTCCAGCTCGTGCGCGAGGGGATCCTGAGCAAGACCGAGAAGGACAACCCGGGCGACTTCGCGAGCGGCTACGACTTCGACGAGGCCTTCGTCCGGAACTACGACTGGCTCGACCGGCTGGGCGAGCCTCGGACCCACCGGGCTTAGCCGCCCCGTGGGCCGACCCAAATCCGAGCGAAGCCCCTCCCTCCGGCTCCTCCGCTACCTCGAGCCCTACCGGGGGCATCTCGCCCTCACCGCCGCGCTCATGGTGGTCTTCGCGCTTCTGAGCGGCGCTTCGATCGGGATGATCTCCCCGTTCGTGAAGATCCTGTTCACGCCGCGTCCCGCCGTGACCGCGAGCGCCGCCGGACCGCCGGCGCCGGGATCGCCGGCCGCGGGCCTCCCGGCATCGCTGGGAACGGGAATCGCCGGGCTGGACGCGGCGGGCCTCGCGGGGACGGCGGCGTCGAAGAGCGACAGCGCCGGGGCCGCGCGCGTGTCCGCCAAGCCGCGCCCCTTCGCCGCGCTCGCCGAGCGCGGCAACCAGGCGAAGCAGAAGCTCCGGACCTGGTTCGAGCACTTCTTCCTGATCGGAGACCCGATCCGCTCGCTCACGCGGATCTGCCTCGCGCTCCTCGTCGTCTTCCTGCTGAAGAACGCCGTCGACTATCTCCAGAGCGTGCTCACGGTCTGGGTGGAACAGGCGGTGATCCGCGACATGCGGAACGAGGTCTACGCGCACCTCCACACTCTGTCGCTCTCCTTCTTCCACTCCCGGCGCACGGGCGCGCTCCTCTCGCGCTTCACGAACGACATCGCCCTCGTGCGGGGCGCCCTGGCGGCCGGATTCAGCAACCTCATCAAGTCCTCGCTGCTCCTCGCCGTCTGCCTCTTCTGGATCTTCTGGACCTCCTGGCGGCTCGCCCTCGTCTCGCTGGTCGTCGTTCCCTTCTCGCTGGTGCTGATCGTCTGGCTGGGGCGGAAGCTCCGGCGGCGGAGCAGCATCACGCAGGAGCGGATGGGGGACTTGAACGCGATCCTCCAGGAGACCCTGACCGGCATCCGCGTCGTGAAGGCGTTCGCGATGGAGGGGTTCGAGCAGCGGAAGTTCGAGCGCGCCTCCCAGGGCTACTTCCGCGCGTTCGTGAAGCAGCGCCGCCTGGGCGCTCTGGCCGGACCGATGTCGGAATACCTCGGCGTCGTTGCGGCGACGGCGGTGCTCTGGTACGGCGGCCGCGAGATCCTCCTCACGCGCGTCATCGAGCCGCAGCAGTTCTTCATCTTCCTCTTCGCCATGCTGCAGCTGATGAGCCCGCTGAAGTCGCTCTCCAACGTGAACGCGACGCTCCAGGAGGGGCTGGCGGCCGCCGTCCGGATCTTCCGGATCCTCGACACGGAAGCGACCGTGGTCTCGCGGCCGAACGCGCGGCGGATCGCCGGGATCCACGATGGGATCGAGTTCGAGGGCGTCTCCTTCCGCTACGGGCAGGGTCCCGAGGTGCTGCGCGACGTCTCGTTCCACGTCGAGGCGGGCGAAGTGATCGCGCTCGTCGGCCCGAGCGGCGCCGGCAAGTCCACGATGGCGGACCTGGTCGCGCGCTTCTACGACCCGACCTCCGGGCGCATCCTGATCGACGGCGTGGACCTCCGCGAGTACGAGCTCTCGTCGTGGCGCTCGCTCCTCGGGGTGGTGACGCAGGAGCCGATCCTCTTCCACGACTCGGTCTTCCACAACATCGCCTACGGCGTATCCGACGCCGCCGACGAGGCCGTGCGCCGCGCCGCGCGGGCGGCCCACGCCGACCGCTTCATCGACGAGATGCCGGAGGGCTATCAGAGCCCGATCGGCGAGCGCGGGGTGCGACTCTCCGGGGGCGAGCGGCAGCGGATCGCGATCGCCCGGGCCATCTTCAAGGACCCGAGGCTCCTCCTGCTCGACGAGGCCACCTCCAGCCTCGACTCCCAGTCGGAGCTGCTCGTGCAGGAGGCGCTGGAGGCGCTCTTCACCGGCCGCACGGTGCTCGTGATCGCGCACCGCCTCTCGACCATCCAGCGGGCGGATCGCATCGTCGTGGTGGACCAGGGACGCATCGTGCAGATGGGCACGCACGCCGAGCTGGTCCAGACGCCCGGGCTCTACCAGAAGCTCCACCGGCTCCAGTTCCGTCTCGCGGAGGCGGGGTTCCCCGCCCATCCGCGGGCGGGCTGAGGGATGGCGCGCGGCGCCGCTCTCGTCGTCCGCTTCTCCTCGCTCGGCGACGTCCTCCTCGCGGCCCACCTTCCCGCGTTCCTGCGCGACGCCGATCCCGGTCGCCGCGTCCTCTTCGCCACCAAGGAGCGCTACGCGGCGATCCTGCGCGGCCACCCCGACGTGGCGCGGTTCTTCCTGCTGGAGGACAAGAGCTCCGATCCCGCGGCACCCGCGCCCTTCGGCCTCCTCGGGGGACTCGGCCTGCTCGCCACGGGACTCCGCCGCGAGGACGTGGGCGAGGTCTACGACCTGCACCAGAATCTGCGCTCCTCGCGCCTCGTCGCCTCGCTCGGCGGGGTGCGCCGTGTCGCGCCGTCCAAGCACGGGCTCCGCCGCCGGCTGATGGTGCACGCGAAGTGGCTCCGTCCCGAGCCGCTCCCGCCGCTGCTCCAGACCTACCGGGAGATCGCGGGACTCGACCCCGGGGCGCCGGTGCGTCCCTGGCTGCGCGAGGCGCTGACGGACTCCGAGCGCGCGCGGGCGCGCGCCCGTCTCGGGGAGGACGACCGCATCGCGCTGCTCGGCGTCGGCGCGCGCTGGGAGACCAAGCGCTGGCCGCTCGAGCGCTTCCTCGAGCTGGGGGAGCGGCTGCCTGCGGAGGCCGGCCTCGCGCCGCGCTATGCCGTCCCGCCGAAGAGCGCGGAGGCGTCGGCGCTTCGCGCGCGGCTCCCGGCGGGCCGCCACGGGGCGATCCTCGAGGGCTCCTTCCGCGAGTGCGCCGCGGCCGCCTCCTGGGCGCAGGTCATCGTCTCGAACGACTCGGCCACGCTCCACCTGGGTGCCGCGCTCGGCGTCCCGGCCGTCGGAATCTTCGGGAGCACCGTGCCCGCCTTCGGCTTCGCCCCTTCCGGACCGCGCGACGCCGTGGTCGAGACGGCGCTCTCCTGCCGCCCCTGCTCGGTGCACGGACGGCGGCGCTGCCCGCTGGGGCATCACCGCTGCATGCGCGACCTGGCCCCCGACGCGGTGCTGGCGGCGGTGCGAGGCGTGCTGGCGGGCGCGGGCGCCGCGGCGGGTGCCGGGGCCGCCGCGACCGAGGCCCCGGCGTGAGCGACCGCATCCTGCTCGAGGGAAACGACCCCGCGATCCGGGCCGCCGTGGAGCGGCGCGCGGGAACCGTCCTCCCCTGGGCGGCTCCCGGCGAGGAGGCGCGCGCCACGGTCTGGTTTTGCCCCGGAAACCCGCCCGCGGAGGCGCGCGAGCTGCCCGCGCTCCATTGGATCCAGACCGGGTGGGCCGGCGTCGAGGGGTGGTTCGGACGCCCCGAGTGGCGCGAGGGGGTCCTCCTGACCCGCACGGTCGGCGATTTTCCGCAGCGCATCGCCGAGTACGTGATCGGCTACCTCCTCGCGGACGCGCTCGGGGTTCCGGAGGCGCTGCGGCAGATGGAGTCGCGCGCGTGGAAGCGCTGGACGCCCGGTTCGCTGGCCGGCCGCTCGATGCTCGTGGTGGGGCACGGCGCGATCGGCCGCCGCGTCGCCGAGGCGGCGCGCGGGCTGGGCATGAGCTCGCGGGGCATCCGCCGGGGGCCCTTGTCCCCCGAGGATCTCGCCCTGGGCGTGGAGGAGGCGTCCGCGCTCGAGGCGCTTCTTCCGGCCGCGGACGTGGTCGTGAATCTCCTGCCGCTCACCGCCGCGACGCGCTCCTTCTGGAATGCCGCGCGGCTCGACCGCATGAAGGAGGGATCCACCTTCGTGAACGTCTCGCGCGGGGCGACGGTGGACGACGACGCGCTGATCGCGGCGCTCGCGCGACGGCGCCCCGCGCGCGCCATCCTCGACGTCTTTCGCGACGAGCCGCTTCCGGCCGCCCACCCGCTGCGGGGGGCCACGGGCGTCTGGGTCACGCCGCACGTCGCGGGGATCGGCACCGCGGAGCCGCTCGCGGCCGAGTTCGCCGCCAACTGGCTGCGCTACAAGGACGGCGCGCCGCTGCGCCACCGGGTCGACCGGGCCCGCGGATATTGAAGAAGCGTCGCGCCGGCGCGCCCGATGGTCCGGTGGGCGCATTCCGGGGAAAGTCCTTGATTCCCGCGCCCCCCTTCTCATAATCGCCTTCGAAACGCGCCGTACCTAATCGCGAAAGGAGCATCGCCATGGCGGTTACGACCACCAAGGAGCCGATCGTGAGTCAGGGGATGATGTGGGCCATCCACAAGCCGAGCGCGGCGCCGGGCCTGTTCCCGACGACCGTGCCGATCCCCTCGATCGGTCCCAAGGACGTACGCATCCGGGTGACCGCGTTCGCCATCTGCGGCACCGATCTGCATATCGTGGAGTGGGATCCGTGGGCGCAGTCGCGGATCCGCCCGCCGCTCGTTCCCGGGCACGAGTTCACCGGCGTCGTGGAGTCGGTCGGCGACGAGGTCTCGCTGGTCAAGCCGGGCGACCGCGTGACGGCGGAGACGCACATCTACTGCGGGATCTGCTACGCCTGCCGCCGCGGCCTCCAGCACCTCTGCCAGAAGGTGCAGATCCTGGGCGTCGACCGGCAGGGCGCCTTCGCGGACTACG
Coding sequences:
- a CDS encoding glycosyltransferase family 9 protein yields the protein MARGAALVVRFSSLGDVLLAAHLPAFLRDADPGRRVLFATKERYAAILRGHPDVARFFLLEDKSSDPAAPAPFGLLGGLGLLATGLRREDVGEVYDLHQNLRSSRLVASLGGVRRVAPSKHGLRRRLMVHAKWLRPEPLPPLLQTYREIAGLDPGAPVRPWLREALTDSERARARARLGEDDRIALLGVGARWETKRWPLERFLELGERLPAEAGLAPRYAVPPKSAEASALRARLPAGRHGAILEGSFRECAAAASWAQVIVSNDSATLHLGAALGVPAVGIFGSTVPAFGFAPSGPRDAVVETALSCRPCSVHGRRRCPLGHHRCMRDLAPDAVLAAVRGVLAGAGAAAGAGAAATEAPA
- a CDS encoding D-2-hydroxyacid dehydrogenase → MSDRILLEGNDPAIRAAVERRAGTVLPWAAPGEEARATVWFCPGNPPAEARELPALHWIQTGWAGVEGWFGRPEWREGVLLTRTVGDFPQRIAEYVIGYLLADALGVPEALRQMESRAWKRWTPGSLAGRSMLVVGHGAIGRRVAEAARGLGMSSRGIRRGPLSPEDLALGVEEASALEALLPAADVVVNLLPLTAATRSFWNAARLDRMKEGSTFVNVSRGATVDDDALIAALARRRPARAILDVFRDEPLPAAHPLRGATGVWVTPHVAGIGTAEPLAAEFAANWLRYKDGAPLRHRVDRARGY
- a CDS encoding ABC transporter ATP-binding protein, which encodes MGRPKSERSPSLRLLRYLEPYRGHLALTAALMVVFALLSGASIGMISPFVKILFTPRPAVTASAAGPPAPGSPAAGLPASLGTGIAGLDAAGLAGTAASKSDSAGAARVSAKPRPFAALAERGNQAKQKLRTWFEHFFLIGDPIRSLTRICLALLVVFLLKNAVDYLQSVLTVWVEQAVIRDMRNEVYAHLHTLSLSFFHSRRTGALLSRFTNDIALVRGALAAGFSNLIKSSLLLAVCLFWIFWTSWRLALVSLVVVPFSLVLIVWLGRKLRRRSSITQERMGDLNAILQETLTGIRVVKAFAMEGFEQRKFERASQGYFRAFVKQRRLGALAGPMSEYLGVVAATAVLWYGGREILLTRVIEPQQFFIFLFAMLQLMSPLKSLSNVNATLQEGLAAAVRIFRILDTEATVVSRPNARRIAGIHDGIEFEGVSFRYGQGPEVLRDVSFHVEAGEVIALVGPSGAGKSTMADLVARFYDPTSGRILIDGVDLREYELSSWRSLLGVVTQEPILFHDSVFHNIAYGVSDAADEAVRRAARAAHADRFIDEMPEGYQSPIGERGVRLSGGERQRIAIARAIFKDPRLLLLDEATSSLDSQSELLVQEALEALFTGRTVLVIAHRLSTIQRADRIVVVDQGRIVQMGTHAELVQTPGLYQKLHRLQFRLAEAGFPAHPRAG
- a CDS encoding Minf_1886 family protein; the protein is MSRDIETRMLELAQQYGRYKANAYRFTFDAVRYTADRSYQVTKEVRHVTGVEVLEGIRQLALDQFGFMAKTVFLEWGIERTEDFGEIVFQLVREGILSKTEKDNPGDFASGYDFDEAFVRNYDWLDRLGEPRTHRA
- the nadB gene encoding L-aspartate oxidase, whose translation is MPRRHNDLETEVLVIGSGIAGLSTALHAAQTTRVLIVTKVHAEESNTNYAQGGVAAVLGEDDKVALHERDTLVAGDGLCDPEAVRVLVEEGPGEVLRLMGLGVRFSHDPEGRLALGREGGHSRRRIVHAKDRTGHAIERVLLKLARAHPRISILENQIAVDLILDSKMRGRRSVPEKDRIWGAYVLDRESGAIQAIGARATVLATGGSGKVYLYTTNPDIATGDGLAAGFRAGAAAADLEFMQFHPTCLFHPEAKSFLISEAVRGEGAHLLTLDGKRFMQRYHRLKELAPRDVVARAIDFEMKKRGDKCVLLDMRPLGKRLLTTRFPHITSRLLEYGFDPFKEPVPVVPAAHYMCGGILTDLEGRATIPGLYACGEVACTGVHGANRLASNSLLEAIVFSRRAGMALLRQVTGERPDRIPAVPEWRYNGAVEPKEQVIFDHNWDAIRRVMWDYMGIVRSDERLARAASMIAVLRDQTEGDYQRYRLDADLVELRNVGLVADLIIACARRRKESRGLHYNVDHLRRDDRRFRRDTVLTRQDVR